One region of Primulina tabacum isolate GXHZ01 chromosome 17, ASM2559414v2, whole genome shotgun sequence genomic DNA includes:
- the LOC142531341 gene encoding transcription factor PRE1-like, whose protein sequence is MSSRRSRAQSAAGSSRISDNQIIELVSKLHQLLPEINRSNGRRSNKASANKVLQETCNYIKNLHKEVDNLSDRLSQLLSTVDADSPEAAIIRTLI, encoded by the exons ATGTCTAGTAGGAGGTCAAGAGCACAGTCAGCAGCAGGGAGTTCAAGAATATCAGATAATCAGATCATTGAACTTGTCTCCAAATTGCATCAACTCCTTCCTGAGATTAATCGAAGCAACGGTCGTCGATCCAACAAG GCATCGGCAAACAAAGTTCTTCAAGAAACTTGCAACTACATTAAGAACTTGCACAAAGAGGTGGATAATTTGAGTGATAGGCTATCCCAGTTGCTGTCCACCGTAGATGCCGATAGCCCCGAGGCCGCGATTATTAGGACTTTGATTTAA